The DNA window GGGAATTGATGATGGAGAAACTCCAGAACAGGCCATGTTCCGCGAGTTGTACGAAGAAGTCGGTCTTACACACAAAGATGTTAAGATTATAGCGAGCAGTCGTCACTGGTTAAGATACAAACTACCAAAACGTCTGGTTCGCTGGGACTCTAAGCCTGTTTGTATCGGCCAAAAACAGAAATGGTTTCTTTTGCGTCTTGAATGTGATGAATCCAGGATTGATATGCAAAGAGGAAGCTCTCCTGAATTTGATGGTTGGCGCTGGGTGAGCTATTGGTATCCGGTTAGACAAGTGGTCTCATTTAAACGCGATGTTTATCGTCGGGCGATGAAAGAGTTCGCCTCTTTAGCTATGCCTTTTCGAGAACGTAAGGTGAAAGGTAAGAAAAGCAAACGCAGAGGATAACTA is part of the Vibrio cidicii genome and encodes:
- the rppH gene encoding RNA pyrophosphohydrolase; amino-acid sequence: MIDGDGYRLNVGIVICNNHGQVFWAKRYGQHSWQFPQGGIDDGETPEQAMFRELYEEVGLTHKDVKIIASSRHWLRYKLPKRLVRWDSKPVCIGQKQKWFLLRLECDESRIDMQRGSSPEFDGWRWVSYWYPVRQVVSFKRDVYRRAMKEFASLAMPFRERKVKGKKSKRRG